From the genome of Sulfitobacter sp. DSM 110093, one region includes:
- the uraH gene encoding hydroxyisourate hydrolase, which translates to MAGYLTTHVLDTARGCPAAGLKIELFRLEGEARTHLRSVTTNADGRTDEQILPAEDFKIGTYELLFHCGDYLDANGTPAEEPRFLDVVPLRFGMSDAAHYHVPLLLSPFGYSTYRGS; encoded by the coding sequence ATGGCAGGCTATCTAACAACACATGTTTTGGACACGGCACGTGGCTGTCCCGCGGCGGGGCTGAAGATCGAGTTGTTCCGTTTGGAGGGCGAAGCCCGGACCCATCTGCGGAGCGTGACCACCAATGCGGACGGCCGCACCGATGAGCAGATTTTGCCCGCTGAGGACTTCAAGATCGGCACCTATGAGCTGCTATTTCACTGTGGCGACTACCTTGACGCGAATGGCACGCCGGCTGAAGAACCGCGTTTTCTGGATGTGGTGCCGCTGCGTTTTGGCATGTCGGATGCCGCGCATTACCATGTCCCGCTGCTGCTTTCGCCCTTTGGCTACTCGACCTATCGCGGCAGCTAA